In Pyrus communis chromosome 1, drPyrComm1.1, whole genome shotgun sequence, the following are encoded in one genomic region:
- the LOC137708782 gene encoding AT-hook motif nuclear-localized protein 28-like, which yields MKGEYVDSKSESQNIFSKLHHQNLHHPHPQHPHLHHHPHQFSNPFQVIPHRECQTSEEEDTSRTSSGTATVTNTNPSPHNPHPTSSADPINNNNPSADGATIEVIRRPRGRPPGSKNKPKPPVIITRDSEPPMSPYILEVPSGNDVVEAVSRFCSRKNMGLCVLTGSGTVANVTLRQPSTTPGATVIFHGRFEILSISATFLPRSSPSCPISIPSGFTISLAGPQGQIVGGLVAGALTAAGTVYLVAASFNNPSYHRLPVEDEVVRNSGSGEVHSPQLSGGAESGGHAPQPSQSCGMSMYSSPMPTDIIWAPTARQPPPPPY from the coding sequence ATGAAAGGTGAATATGTTGACAGCAAGAGTGAGTCCCAAAACATCTTCTCCAAGCTTCACCACCAAAACCTCCACCATCCCCACCCCCAACACCCCCACTTACACCACCACCCCCACCAATTTTCCAACCCTTTCCAAGTCATCCCCCACCGTGAATGCCAAACCTCCGAAGAAGAAGACACCAGCCGAACCAGCAGCGGCACCGCCACCGTCACCAACACCAACCCATCTCCCCACAACCCCCACCCCACCTCCTCCGCCGACCCCATCAACAATAACAACCCTTCTGCCGACGGAGCCACCATTGAAGTCATCCGACGGCCCCGAGGCCGCCCACCTGGCTCCAAAAACAAACCCAAGCCCCCCGTCATCATAACCCGCGACTCCGAGCCTCCAATGAGCCCCTACATTCTCGAAGTCCCCTCCGGAAACGATGTCGTCGAAGCTGTTTCTCGCTTCTGTTCTCGCAAAAACATGGGGCTCTGCGTTCTCACAGGCTCTGGAACCGTGGCTAATGTCACCCTTCGCCAGCCGTCAACCACGCCAGGCGCCACCGTCATTTTTCACGGCCGTTTCGAGATCCTCTCCATCTCCGCTACTTTCCTCCCCCGCTCGTCGCCGTCTTGCCCCATCTCCATCCCCAGCGGCTTCACCATCTCTCTGGCGGGCCCGCAGGGTCAGATCGTTGGAGGCCTCGTGGCCGGGGCCCTTACCGCCGCCGGAACGGTTTACCTAGTTGCCGCGTCGTTTAACAATCCTTCTTATCATCGCCTCCCCGTGGAAGATGAAGTGGTCAGGAACTCTGGCTCGGGTGAGGTCCATTCGCCGCAGCTGTCCGGGGGTGCAGAGAGTGGAGGACACGCGCCGCAGCCTTCACAGTCGTGTGGGATGTCCATGTACAGCAGTCCCATGCCTACTGATATAATATGGGCTCCAACTGCAAGGCAACCACCACCTCCGCCTTACTGA